Proteins co-encoded in one Papaver somniferum cultivar HN1 chromosome 5, ASM357369v1, whole genome shotgun sequence genomic window:
- the LOC113279434 gene encoding uncharacterized protein LOC113279434 yields MVNCDCLHNGSWNFTDLVEQNLTAAGVDLVNLPVPLGGEDYKVWKPDYKGSFSVRSEKQLIRRRYPNLEGTNLLWRDSVHPSLAARNWKLLRGACATLDNVKSRFKYQVINKCYLCNSEEESLEHILWSCTYASKAWLWISDVFGILPHQNVTTVYKMAKGKSRMIKDLWFLAILMICSKLWMSHNGFIYNNHKVSWHFFQKKVFNQIHDYSCRLKGYMFNCQDDLQVLSYFRVRHRKVKINDRKECFWVPPRHNELMLCYDGVARRNLGRAGAGVVVRDENANVLGAMSVGFGIQTNYLAELLCIIVGLEWAIKFGVADICIRTYSMVAVLVYSGNITSIPWILRSRWVAVKARCNDIRFVHSYREADFAADNMAKRVCLLEDGVGLSYDNRLDFIISIELPNVTYFRFD; encoded by the exons ATGGTCAATTG TGATTGCTTACACAATGGGAGCTGGAATTTTACGGACTTAGTGGAGCAAAATTTGACTGCTGCTGGAGTTGACTTGGTGAATCTTCCAGTACCGTTAGGTGGAGAGGATTACAAAGTTTGGAAACCTGATTACAAAGGTTCCTTTTCTGTTCGTTCGGAAAAACAATTAATTCGCAGGAGGTACCCCAATCTGGAAGGAACAAATTTACTTTGGAGGGATTCAGTTCATCCTTCCTTAGCAGCTAGGAACTGGAAACTATTGCGTGGTGCTTGTGCAACATTGGATAATGTAAAGAGTAGATTCAAATACCAGGTGATTAACAAATGTTATTTGTGTAACAGTGAAGAAGAATCTTTGGAGCACATTTTGTGGTCTTGTACTTATGCTTCCAAAGCTTGGTTATGGATCTCTGATGTGTTTGGTATATTACCGCATCAAAATGTTACTACTGTGTACAAGATGGCTAAGGGGAAAAGTCGAATGATTAAGGACTTatggtttctagctattttgatgatttgctcGAAGTTATGGATGTCTCATAATGGTTTTATTTATAATAACCACAAAGTCAGTTGgcatttctttcaaaaaaaagttTTCAATCAGATTCATGACTACTCGTGTCGGTTAAAAGGTTACATGTTTAATTGTCAAGATGATTTACAGGTTCTATCCTACTTTAGAGTTCGTCATAGGAAGGTGAAAATTAACGATCGGAAGGAGTGTTTTTGGGTTCCTCCCAGACATAATGAACTTATGCTTTGTTATGATGGTGTGGCTAGAAGAAATCTGGGTAGAGCTGGTGCTGGTGTTGTGGTTCGTGATGAGAATGCTAATGTTTTGGGTGCAATGAGTGTTGGTTTTGGTATTCAAACCAATTACTTGGCGGAACTTTTATGTATCATAGTGGGTCTAGAATGGGCAATTAAGTTTGGCGTGGCCGATATTTGTATACGTACATATTCTATGGTTGCTGTTTTGGTTTACTCTGGCAATATTACTTCGATTCCTTGGATTCTTCGTTCGAGATGGGTGGCGGTGAAGGCAAGATGTAATGATATTCGCTTTGTGCATTCTTATAGAGAGGCAGATTTTGCTGCTGATAATATGGCAAAAAGGGTTTGTTTACTGGAAGATGGGGTGGGTTTGAGTTATGATAATAGGCTTGATTTCATAATTTCTATTGAATTACCAAATGTAACTTATTTTCGCTTTgattag